ACTTTCGGTTCATTCTTTGACGGCAAAGGTCAGCCTTCTCAGGTTTCGGCTGTGTCGCACGGAAGCTCTACCACCCGCTTTAATGGTGTAAATGTGATCAATACCGGAAGGAAGATTTAAAAAGAGTTGGAAAGAATAAAGTAGGTCAGCACCGAAGGTCAGACCGGTCAAAAATTACTATTACCTACTCCCTGTTAACTAAAAAAATTATGAAAATATTATCAAAAGAAGAAGCCAAAAAGATCATCGACAAAGTGATTGGTTTTTCGAAAGCTGATGAAATAAGCGTCACCCTCAGTGGTGGCCGAAGAGGCAATATTCGTTATGCCCGCAATACGGTTTCGACGGCAGGGGAGTCAGAAAATCTGTCTCTTGCAGTCACTTCAGGATTTGGAAAAAAGTCCGGTACAGCCACCATCAATGAGTTGGATGATGCCTCACTTGAAAAAGCTGTAAGAAGAGCCGAGGAGATTGCAAAACTTGCTCCCGAAAACCCTGACTATGTTCCTACCCTTGGTCCACCGGTATATGTGGACAATCAGACATTTGCCCAGGCTACGGCCAATATTACGCCTGAATTGAGAGCAAAAGTTGCTGCCGACAGTATAGGAGTTTGTGCCAAAAACGGACTCATAGCAGCCGGTTATCTGGAAGATAGCAGCGGATTTGCCGCTATGGGCAACAATAAGGGGCTGTTTGCATATAACAAAGAATCACAAGTTGATTTTTCGGTGACGGTCAGAACAGACGACGGCCTCGGATCAGGATATGCCTTGCAAGACTTCAATGATGTGAGTCTCCTGAAAGCTAAATCGGCCACAGAGGTAGCGGCACAAAAAGCCAGGGCTTCGGTAAAGGCACAGGCTTTGGAGCCGGGGAAATATACGGTGATTCTGGAACCTGCCGCAGGGGTAGATTTACTTCAAAATATGATGCGTAGCATGGACGCTCGCAATGCCGACGAAGGCCGCAGTTTCTTAAGTAAAAAAGGTGGCGGTACCCGATTAGGCGAAAAACTCTTTGACGAAAGGGTAAATATCTACTCTGACCCTCAAAATCCGCTTTTGCCCGGCTCGGCGTTTAGTGGTGATGGTCGCCCGCAGGAAAAGGTTTATTGGGTAGAAAAAGGAATAGTTAAAAATATGACCTATTCGAGGTATTGGGCAGAGAAAAAGGGTGTGAAAGCCATACCGCCGCCAGCAGGTTTTATCATGGAAGGAGGCGACAAATCACTGGCCGAAATGATAAAAGGAACCAAAAAAGGCATATTGGTGACCCGCCTGTGGTATATCAGATTTGTGGATCCTCAGACCCTACTCTATACCGGTCTTACCCGCGACGGAACGTTTTACATCGAAGACGGAAAGATAAAATACCCCGTAAAAAACTTCAGATTCAATGAAAGCCCGGTGATAATGCTCAACAACCTGGAGGAAATGGGCAAACCTGTGCGTGTGAGTGGCAATCTGGTGCCGCCCCTCAAAATCAGAGACTTCACCTTCTCGAGTCTGAGTGATGCGGTGTAGGGAATAATTGTCAGGCTGAGCCTGGAGGAATCATTGTAAAGTTTTACACTTCGACAAGCTCAGTGTGACAAACGATGTCAGGCTGAGCCTGTCGAAGCCACTGGAAAGTTTACAATTGGTAAGCTCAGTGTGACAAACAGTGTCTGGCTGAGCCTGTCGAAGCCACAAAAGAGAGTACGCTTTGACAAGCTCATTGTAACAAATGTGTTCGAAAACCTCCATCCCCGCAGCAGGGATCGGAGCATTGTTTGAGCTCCCACGCCTAAGCGTGGAGCGAGTGCGGAGAGCCCGGTGACCACGCCTTTGCGTGGGCAGCTGCCCAAAATAATATCCCAAATCTCCTGAAACACCACCTAAATTTCTCCTTTCATCAATTTTTCGGAAAAATCTGCATCATTTTTCATAAATTTCCATCTTAAAAAGAAAGAAAAAGCTATTGAAACCTTTCGTTTTTACGCGTATTCAATACCAGTCAGGCGATTGGGACACCGACCAACAGATGCCCTCCAATCTGCTCAATTCGCTGGTGGAATACACGACCATACCCATCGACGAAAAGGAAAGGGTGATTTTTCTGACGGATAAAAACCTGTTTAGAAGCCCTTTTACCTATCTGAGCGGGCATAAGCTGGTGGAGTTTAACGCCCAGGAACGCGAGGCACTGAAAAGGTATGTGGAAAACGGCGGTTTTCTGTTTGTGGATGATTGCAACCACGACATCGACGGGCTTTTTGCCAAGTCTTTTGAGCAGGAAATGGGCCGTATTTTTGGCCAAAATGCCCTGAAAAAAATCCCCAATGACCACGAAATTTATCGTAGTTTCTTCGAGTTTGAAGGTCCGCCTACCACGAGTTTTGAGCTAAATGGCTGGGGCGACGACCTGGTGCACGATTACCTGAAGGCCATCACGGTGGGTGGCAGGATAGGCTTGCTGTACTCCAACAAAGATTACGGTTGTGAGTGGGACTATGATTTCAGAAACAAAAGATGGCTGGCAGAAGACAACACCAAATTTGGTGTCAACATCATAAATTACGCTTTAACACGCTAAAAAATTGGAAACCAAAGAACATTACAAAACGCTAGTGAGCAAGCTGCCGGCTCTTAAGACGGAGATTGGAAAAATAATTGTGGGCCAGCAGGAGGCCGTGGAGGAAATTCTGATTTCGTTTCTTGCCGGTGGGCATTGCTTGCTCGAAGGAGTACCGGGTCTGGCTAAGACACTGATGGTGAAGACCCTGGCGGAGGCCCTCGATATGGATTTTAAACGCATACAGTTTACGCCCGACCTGATGCCGGGGGATATCCTGGGTACTGAAATCCTGGAAGAAGACCATGAAACGGGCAGGAAGTTTTTTAAATTTAACAAGGGACCGATTTTCTCCAATATTGTACTGGCCGACGAGATAAACCGTACTCCGCCCAAAACGCAGGCGGCCCTCCTGGAGGCCATGCAGGAATACAAGGTGACTTATGCCGGCACCAATTACCCCATTGAGCGACCATTTCTGATTATTGCTACGCAAAACCCTATTGAGCAGTCGGGTACCTATCCGTTGCCGGAGGCCCAACTTGACCGGTTTTTGATGTATATTAAACTGGGGTACCCGGCTGAAAATGAAGAGCTTGAAGTTTTGAAACTTACGACCGGAACGGCTTCTGGGTCTGTTGGAAAAGTATTGAGCAGTAAAGATATAATTGACTTACAAACCTTGACCCGTGAAGTTTTTATTGATGAAGAATTACTAAAAACTGTCAATAATTGGGTGAGATCAAGCCGGCCGGAGACCAGCAAGCTCGATTATGTAAAAACCTGGTGCGACTGGGGAGCCGGCCCGCGTGCAGGACAGGCTTTGATACTTTGTGCAAAAGCCCGGGCGGTGATTCATGGCAGGTATGCAGTGATACCGGAGGATCTGGAGAAACTGGCGTATCCGATCATGAGACACAGGTTGACACTGAACTTCAGGGCTGAGGCTGAAAATATCAGTACTGATGATGTGATCAGACAAATAATTACTCAAAAATAAGCCTGTTGCGGGATGTTGCTCAACCAGGAAATCGTAAAAATCAAAAACCTTCAACTTGCCGCCAGACTGGTGAGCGAGCAGGTGGCTTTAGGCATGCATCGCAGCCGAAGAACTGGCGTGGGGGTAGAATTTGAGCAATACCGACATTATGTGGCAGGCGACGACCCCAAGCGTATCGACTGGAAGCTTTTTGCCCGCACCGGAAAACATCAGATAAAAGAATCGACCTCGGAAAGTCAACTTACGGTGACGATGTTATTGGACCTGAGCGGCTCCATGAATTATGCCGAAAGTGAGGTCACGAGGTTACAGATAGCAAAAATATTGTTGGCTTCTTTGGGCTATATGGCTTATATTCAGAATGATAATGTACAGTTGGGCGTAATTCAGAATGGAGAGATAAGCTTGTTGGTACCTGCCGGAAAACAGGCATTCAGAAATGTGCTTTATCAGCTTGAAAATCTGAAAGCAGGAGAGAAGCTGGAATTAGGCAACATAAATAAGGGTGTGCTTGCCACCAAACAAAAGGAATTAATTGTAGTTGTAAGCGACCTTTTTTCTGATGATTTGGATTTTGCGAATGAGATTAAGTCATGGGCTATGCCCGGGAAGGAAATCATAGTTTTGCAGCTTTTGGGACAGAAAGAGCTGGACCCCGACTTCAAAGAAATGCATCGGTTTCGGGATTTGGAAACCGGTAAAGAACTGGAGCTTTCGGCGGGGAATATCAGAGAAAAGTATAAGGTCTCTTTTCAGAATTATCTCTCAGAAATTGAAAAAGTGCTTACAGACAAGCATATCCACTATTCCAGATTCACGTTTGACACGCCTGTTGCCGAAATATTAACCCAAACCCTCAGCAAGATAAAATGGAGTTTTTAAATCCAAATATGCTTTGGGCCGGTGCGGCTGTGGGGATTCCGGTGTTGATTCATCTCTGGAACCGGAAAAAGAGCACAGTGGTACAATGGGCGGCTATGAGGTGGCTCATGGAGCAACAACAAACGGTGGCACGAGGGCTTAATTTTCAGGAATGGTGGTTGCTGGTACTCAGGATTTTGGCTGTGATTTTTCTGACGACTTTTTTGGCCAGACCTTATTTTGATTTTCAAAAAAAAACTAAGAAATCAGAAGTTTTGATTTACCAAAATACCCCGGGTATTAAGGAGGAATTTAGATTTGAAATCAATAATAGAGAGGGAAATTTTTCAGAGGTGATAGCCTTTGATCAAAAATCTGGCTTACAGTATTTTATAAACAAAAACCCATATCTTTTTACAGAGAAAAATGCCACGCTGATTTTAGAGAAAAACAGGACTGAAAGCAGTATTTTTTTACCTGACACGGCCAAAATACTTTTTGGAAATCAGAAGGAAAATAAGAAAAATGGAGTATTGAAAAATGGTGAAAACTATTATTATGTAGAAAATAATACTTTGAAAAAAAGTGAAACCATAAACGGTCTCCAAAATGTACAACTGACTGAAAATAAAAGCATAAAATATAAAATTGTAGGAGAAAAGGGCAAGGTTGAAAACTCCTTAAAGAGTATCTGGAAAGTGTATGGATTGGTTTTCGAAACCGACGAAAAACAACCTGATTTGATTTTTGAAATTTCAAAAAATGAATTGGAAATAACTGACACAAAGACCCAAATGATTGAAACCATAAATGCCGATATGGGAAATCTGAGTTTTGAAGGTGCTTTGCCTGAAAAGCTGCTGGATAAACTGCTGAATATTTGGTCATTAAAACCTGAAAATAATGAAATTTCAGTCAGTCAAATGAAGGCCGGTTTTGAAGTTAATCCCGCTTATTTTCCTAAAAAAAACAAATTTTATGAGGTTTATTGGGCTTTGGCTTTTTTAGTTATAGTGGCAACAGAAAGATATTTTTCGATTAAAAAGAATAAATGAAAGGTTTAAAAAAATTGGGAAAGAATATTTCAAAGCAACTCCCCTCTCCCGGGGAGAGGGGTTGGGGGTGAGGTTATAGACCCCTTGATTTCAAGATTTTTGGAAGTAACATTAAAATAGGTCAATGAATCGACTTAAAAACATAGTAAAACTCACTTCGGTGCAGCTGTTGACAATCAAAATACTGTCAGTAGGATGCTATGTTTTTGCTTTTTATTTTTTGTTCAAATATTTAGAAATTTCTAAATATATTTCACTGATATTCAGATTTTTAATTCTTATTTTTGGTTTTTGGGAATACCGTATATTTAGTTTCCGAAAAGAAGAAGCTATACTGTTTTTGCATAAGAAAAACAAAAGCCTCGAATATTCATTGCCTCTGCTCTATTTGGCTGAAAGCAATGCCGTAGAAAGTCTGCAAATTGAGAGAATTTCCCAACAAAAAGAGCTGCAAATATTTGAGTTTCCTAAGGCTCTGGTCTTGCCCTTGCTTTTCCTGGGTCTGGGTATTGGCCTTAATTTTTTACCCAAAAAAATATCAGGAAATGAAAACAGTTTGACGTCCTTTTTCAGTGAAAAACCTGAAGTTAAAACGGAAAACAAAGCACCGGAATTTCTCGGAGCAAAAGTTAAACTGAGCCCACCTCCTTATACCGGCCTGAAGACTAAATATAGTTATGACCTTAATTTTGAAGCCATTACGGGTACTAATATTATGTGGGAAATGAGATTTAGTCATTCTGAAAATCTGAATGTTTTCCTCGAAAATGCATATGGTTTAAGGCTTTCATTTGAAAAAAAAAGGGGGAGTTTTATCCATACCGACAAACTAATTGCTTCAGGATTTTACAACTTAAAAGCCCTCTGGCGTGACAGCCTGGTTTATCAGTCGCCACTTTATCGCCTGGAGGCTTTACCTGATGCCCCTCCTCAAATTGAACCCGCTTCAAAAGAACTATATTCTGTATATGCTCCAAAATCGGGCTCAAATATCAGTATTTCGGCCAAAATCTCTGATGATTTTAAGGTCAGCAATGCTTTTCTTGTGGCTACAGTGGCACGGGGAAGTGGCGAAAACGTGAAGTTTAGAGAGGTAAAATGGCCGGTTGGAGGCAAGAATTTTAAATCTGAGCAGATTACCAAAAACATAGACCTCAAAGGATTGAATTTTAGTCCGGGTGATGAACTTTACTATTATTGGGCTGCTTTTGACAACCGGCTGCCTGAGCCAAATTTTACTAAATCTGACACCTATTTTCTGGTCTATCGCGACACCACCAATCAGGATGAAACCGAGCCGGCCACCATGGCCATGAATATTCTTCCCGAATATTTCAGAAGTCAGCGGCAGATAATTATTGACACCGAGAAACTCATAAAAAAACGAAAAAAGATTGCAGCTCAGGTTTTTAAAAGTGAGTCAAATGAAATCGGATATGATCAGAAAGTGCTCAGGCTGAGATATGGTCAATATCTTGGAGAGGAATTTGAAGACAACATTGGCCATGTGGCCCCAGGTGGTGAAAGCGGGAACATTCTCGAAGGATTTGTGCACGCTCATGATTCTGAGGAGCAGGAAGATAACCATGTGGAAGCTGAGCACCACCACGAACATGAGCACGCAGGTCAGGAAACTCAGAATGATGACCCGCTGGCCGCCTTGATGGAGCAGTTTGTGCATTCTCATGACGACGCCGAAACCAATACTTTTTATGAACAAAGTACCCGCAGCCTGCTCAAAATGGCACTTGAACAAATGTGGCAGTCAGAGCTACATTTGAGGCTTTATGAGCCGGAAAAAGCTCTTCCATTTGAAAATAAAGCACTTGAATATCTCAAAGAGGCCCAGCAAAAAGCCCGGACTTATGTGAAAAAATCGGGATTTGACCCACCACCTATTAAAGAAAAAGAGAAAAGACTGACCGGAGAACTGACCAAATACAATGCCCGGCAGCGATTTATGAAGGCGTTTTCGGCGGCAGAAATCCAGATTTTAGCTGCTGAAACCATTGATATCCTTGAAAAAAGCAAACCCACAGACAGGGATAAGGTAGAATTAGCCCGCCTAGCTCAGGCATTTATTCAGGCCAAAAGTCTTGATAAAAAGTGGGTTTCGGTGCTTCAAAAATTAATTAATGGACAAAATGCAGGTGAAGAAGAATTGAAACACTTACAAAATGCACTTCTCAATTTATCGGGAAGGCAATCGGCAGAAATCAGGAATAATTTTGAAAACAAGAACAAGGCTCTAAGAAATGCGTACAGGTCTTTGTTGCAATAAATAAATGGATAAAACAGAAATAGTAATATTGAGTTTGGGGTTATTGATGGTAATTGCCATCATGGTTTTTCAGCTATGGAAAAGCCGGCCTGTGAAGCCCCGGAAATGGGTGCTCAATATCCTTTTTTTGTTATCGCTTGTGATTTTGGTTTTCCCAATAAAATGGAAAGCCGATCAAAATCAAAGAAAAATCTTAATTCATGACAAGAGCTTGAGTCAGGATTTCCTGAATCATCTGAAAGACAGCTTAAAAGTGGATAATTTGCTTTCTATCAATTCTATACAAAAGAATAAGGTTTCAGATTTATTAAAGAATTATGATGAAATCATATTAAGCGGGACCAATTTTGAACCTGCATTTTTGGCTGCCTTATCGGGAAAAAAAATACTTTATTTTCCTTTTTTTGAAGAAAAAACCATATCGGACTTACATTGGAAAGGAAATTTGAATCAATTCGAAAATCAGGAAATTACAGGCAAGATTTATTCTAAAAGTTCCGGAATTTTAACTGTAAAATACGGAGATACAATTTTGGACTCGGTGAAAATTTCTAAAGAAAATCAAGGTTTCTCTCTTAATTTTCCAGCCTTTGGTATTGGTAGAAATAAAGTTGAATTATTTTTTGAAGGAAAACCTGTGGCGGAGGTTAATTTTTTCACAAAAAAACTTCCTGAACTCTCCTTAAAAATGCTTGCAGAAAATCCGGATTTTGAGATGAAGACTCTGGCCGATTGGCTGGGAAAACAAGGCCACAAAGTGGAGCTGGTTTCTAAAGTGTCAAAAAGTGATTTCAGTGTTTTGGAAATCAATAAAAAATCCTCACAAAAAGCTGATATTATGATAGTTTCTCCTGAAAACCTTCAAAATAGAGAATTGAAAAGTACCGGAGTTTTAGTAATGAATCTCGAAAATCCGACGGTTGAAATCAATAAAATTAATAACGTTTTTGCAGAAAAGTTCAGAATCAAAAGGGTCAGTAATGAGTCTGAAATCTCGTTAAAAAACGGTGCTTTTCACCACCCTTTCGTTTTTGAAAAATCAAATTTTTACCTACAGGAAAAAGAAGGAATTTTGGCGGTAAGTCCCGAAAAACTGGCGGTGTCATTATATTCTGAAACTTACCCGTTGATGCTTTCCGGCGATTCCCTGGAATATGGGAAAATATGGGCATCTGCAATCAATGTCATCATTCCTGACCAAAAGAATAATCTAATCATTGAGGCTCCCGTTTTACAAAAGCAGTTCCAGGTAATAGTAATTAATAAGCCTGAAAAATTGATTAAAACCAATATTCTAGCGGGAGATTCAATTAGTTTACAGGCAAATGGACAAAGTGATTTTTCGGGGAAAATGTTATTGAAAAAACCGGGGTGGCAGACTTTAAATGACAGCATAGAAATATTTGTTGAGAAGGCCGAATTGCCTTATCAAAAAGCAAATATTATTTCTAAAATACTGAAATATAATAATTTAAATTCCTTTAACAACGTTGAGGCTGAAGGCTATGAGGAGATAAGTGAAGTTTGGAAGTGGATTTTGGTAATTCTTTTGTTTACATTATTATGGGTTGAGCCGAAATTTTGAAATCATTGTTTTAGATGTATTAATTCCTTTTATTTGAAAAGTAAAACCTTCATCATGCTAAAAAAAGCTATTTTCGTTTTTCTTACTTTCACCTATTTCACAGGGATGGCCCAAACCGACAGCCTTTTTAATATCAAAATTGCAGAAAAACTGGCCGAAATGCCTCTTCACTGTATCTCACAGGAATTTCCAAACAAAACCGGCCATAGCTCCGATGGACCCGATGACCACAAATTGTTGCCCTCAGAGTTTCACCCAAGTTTTTATGGTTGTCTGGATTGGCATTCGAGTGTTCATGGGCATTGGATGTTGGTAAAATTGCTCAAGCTTTATCCCGAAATTTCTCAAAGAAAAGAGATTATAAAAGTTTTAGACCATAGTTTTCAGCCGGAAAAAATCAAAACTGAGTCAGAATACTTTACAAAATATAAGACAACAAAGACGTTTGAGCGAACTTATGGCTGGGCATGGTTGCTTAAACTCGACCAGGAACTTCTGACCTGGAATGATCCAATGGCCAAAAAATGGCACCAAACCTTGCAGCCTCTTACCAAAGAAATTGTGAGAATTTGGGATGATTTTTTACCCAAACAGACTTACCCCAATCGCACAGGGGTACACCCCAATACGGCTTTTGGGCTGTGTTTTGCTCTCGATTGGGCCAGAGCCACAAAAAACACTGACTTTGAAATCTCTGTGATAGATAAAGCCAACCGATTTTATTTTGAGCAAAAAGCTGCCCCTGCATATTTGGAGCCTGATGGTTCAGATTTCCTTTCTCCCAATCTCGAAATTGCAGACCTTATGAGGAGAATTTTGGGGCCGAAAGAATTTGAAGTTTGGTTTAAGGCCTTTTTGGAACCCAAATCTATACAAAATGTGCTGAATCAGCCAGTAGTGAGCGACCGTACCGACTTTCAGATTGTACATCTTGATGGATTGAGCCTTAGCCGTGCCTGGTGTTTTAAAGGAATAGGTGCCAGTCTTCCAAAGACCAACCCTTTGAAGGCTAAGTTTGAGAAGGCCTCTTTTGATTTTCTAAAAAATACGCTACCTAATGTAACCAGCGGGAATTATGGAGGAGACCACTGGCTGGCTTCTTTTGCAGTATATGCGATTTTTGATTAATCCAAAAATTCCATCACATAATTCCTTGCAGTTTTGATGGCAGCGGTGATATCTTCGTTTAAGTTTTTATGGTTGTTAAGTTCATTCCACCAGTTTTTTGAAACTACTGTAAGCCTTACCACTTTCGAGAGATTCTTGGGCTAGAGCTAATCCATTGTCAATATTCACACCTTTTCCTATTGATAAAGCCACTGCGGCATTGGCCAACACGGCCTGAGTTTGAGCTTTAGTCCCCTTGTTTTGCAAAATATCGAGCATAATTTTGGCTGAATCTTCCAACCCGGCTCCACCATGAAGCTGTTCCTGTAAAACCGGTTCAAAGCCCAGATCAATTGCCTCAAAAGTTTTTGCATCTTCCCCCATAGCCAGCAAAAAGGGCGAAGTAAGAGAGATTTCATCATAAATATCTAAGGAATGTACCACACCAAAACTAGCACCTGATTTTAGAAACAGATTTTTATATAAATCAAAAGTAGTCATATCTGATACCCCGGTAAACTGCTTTTTGACCATCGCAGGGTTAAGTATAGGCCCGAGAATATTAAAGAATGTCCTGATCCCCAATTCTTTTCTGATTGGAGCTACATATTTCATAGCCGGGTGAAAAAGCGGTGCATGCAGGTAGCAAATTCCTGCCGTTTCCATTTTTTTTCTCAGAAAATCGGCATCATTTGTAAACTTTACTCCCAAATATTCCAAAACCGTACTACTCCCCACGGCCGAACTTACCCCATGATTTCCATGCTTGGCCACTGCTTGTCCGGCACCGGCTACTACAAAAGCTGAAGTGGTTGAAATATTGAAAGTATCTTTACCGTCACCACCTGTACCACACACATCCATAGCCTCAAAGTCTTCAAGATCAATAGCTTTAGCCAACTTGAGCATTCCTTCTCTGAAGCCCATTAGTTCATCGACGGTGATACCTCTTTGTTGGATTCCCATCAAAAAAGCGGCTATTTGTGAAGGGTTAACTTCTCCGTTTCCAATATTTATGATTATCGCTTCTGCCTCTGTGGAGTCAAATTTTTCACCGGCAATAAGTCTGTTAAGTATTTTGTTCATTTTCAAGATTTCGATTTTTGTAAACCGAATACGCCTTTTATTATTAATTTCCCAAAAATAATGTATTAGTACAATTTCATGAACAAAACTTGGTAGTAATATTGTGGTTATTTTATGTTTAAACGAAAAAAAGAGTGCCTCCACGACACCCTTCCTTCTAGTTTATTTTGACAAATTTAGCGAAACTACATCTTTAAGTGTAAAACCTCTCAGACCGTGTAAATTGTCTTTTTTGTGATTTCATTGAATAGAAATTCAATTTCTGTGCCATAATTTTCTAAATTTGAAATCTTATGGAAAAAATCTGGCAATATAAACCCACCCCCACCTCCGAAACAGAAACCACGCAGGTGCTAAATCTTCAGAAAGACCTGGGAATTTCTGAGTCTATGGCTGTTATGCTTTGGCAGAGAGGTATTTCTGATTTTAATGAAGCAAAACATTTTTTTCGGCCCGATATCGCAGACCTGCATGATCCTTTTTTAATGAAAGACATGGAATTGGCTGTAAATCGACTCATTAAGGCTACTGAAAACAATGAAAAAATCATGATTTTCGGTGACTACGATGTGGATGGCACCACGGCAGTTGCTCTTTTTTATGGTTTTCTTTCAAAATACTATCCCAATCTGGAAACTTACAATCCCGACCGCTACCTGGAAGGTTACGGTGTTTCGATTCAGGGAATTGATAAGGCTGCGGAATTGGGCTGTACCTTGATGATTAGTCTCGACTGTGGCATCAAATCTATTGACAAAGTAAAATATGCCACAGAAAAACATGGGATTGACTTCATCGTCTGTGACCATCACGAGCCTGGCGATGAGCTTCCTGAGGCTGTAGCCGTACTAGACCCCAAACGTACCGATTGTCATTACCCGTTTAAAGAGCTTACCGGAAATGGGGTAGGTTTTAAACTACTGACTGCTTTTTGCATAAAAAAAGATATACCTCTTTCGGAAATATTTGACTTCCTCGATTTGGCGATGGTCAGTATTGCATCTGATATAGTACCTATCGTGGGCGAAAACCGGATTTTAGCATATTTCGGCTTAAAAAAAATAAATGAAAATCCACGAACAGGCCTGAAAGCACTAAAAGCAGTGGCAGGATTCACAGGTGAGATGACCATAGAAAATGTGGTTTTTGTGTTGGGGCCAAGAATCAATGCTGCCGGTCGAATAAAACATGCCAAAGCTGCGGTAAGTCTTTTGCTTTCTGAAGATTATGAAGAAGCTCTGGCTTTCGCTTACGAAATTCAGGCTCACAATACCGAACGGAAAACTTTGGATAGTCGTATCACTGAAGAGGCTCTTGAAATGATCAGACAGGATCCCTGGCTAATGTATGAGGCCAAAAGTACTGTGCTTTTTAACCAAAACTGGCACAAAGGAGTCATAGGAATTGTGGCTTCACGCTGTATTGAAAATTTTCATCGTCCAACCATAATTTTTACCCAATCAAAAGAAAATTATGCTGCGGGTTCGGCTCGCTCCGTTCCCGGATTTGATCTTTATGGTGCTCTTG
The sequence above is a segment of the Cytophagaceae bacterium genome. Coding sequences within it:
- the trpD gene encoding anthranilate phosphoribosyltransferase, yielding MNKILNRLIAGEKFDSTEAEAIIINIGNGEVNPSQIAAFLMGIQQRGITVDELMGFREGMLKLAKAIDLEDFEAMDVCGTGGDGKDTFNISTTSAFVVAGAGQAVAKHGNHGVSSAVGSSTVLEYLGVKFTNDADFLRKKMETAGICYLHAPLFHPAMKYVAPIRKELGIRTFFNILGPILNPAMVKKQFTGVSDMTTFDLYKNLFLKSGASFGVVHSLDIYDEISLTSPFLLAMGEDAKTFEAIDLGFEPVLQEQLHGGAGLEDSAKIMLDILQNKGTKAQTQAVLANAAVALSIGKGVNIDNGLALAQESLESGKAYSSFKKLVE
- a CDS encoding TldD/PmbA family protein; this encodes MKILSKEEAKKIIDKVIGFSKADEISVTLSGGRRGNIRYARNTVSTAGESENLSLAVTSGFGKKSGTATINELDDASLEKAVRRAEEIAKLAPENPDYVPTLGPPVYVDNQTFAQATANITPELRAKVAADSIGVCAKNGLIAAGYLEDSSGFAAMGNNKGLFAYNKESQVDFSVTVRTDDGLGSGYALQDFNDVSLLKAKSATEVAAQKARASVKAQALEPGKYTVILEPAAGVDLLQNMMRSMDARNADEGRSFLSKKGGGTRLGEKLFDERVNIYSDPQNPLLPGSAFSGDGRPQEKVYWVEKGIVKNMTYSRYWAEKKGVKAIPPPAGFIMEGGDKSLAEMIKGTKKGILVTRLWYIRFVDPQTLLYTGLTRDGTFYIEDGKIKYPVKNFRFNESPVIMLNNLEEMGKPVRVSGNLVPPLKIRDFTFSSLSDAV
- a CDS encoding BatA domain-containing protein, which translates into the protein MEFLNPNMLWAGAAVGIPVLIHLWNRKKSTVVQWAAMRWLMEQQQTVARGLNFQEWWLLVLRILAVIFLTTFLARPYFDFQKKTKKSEVLIYQNTPGIKEEFRFEINNREGNFSEVIAFDQKSGLQYFINKNPYLFTEKNATLILEKNRTESSIFLPDTAKILFGNQKENKKNGVLKNGENYYYVENNTLKKSETINGLQNVQLTENKSIKYKIVGEKGKVENSLKSIWKVYGLVFETDEKQPDLIFEISKNELEITDTKTQMIETINADMGNLSFEGALPEKLLDKLLNIWSLKPENNEISVSQMKAGFEVNPAYFPKKNKFYEVYWALAFLVIVATERYFSIKKNK
- a CDS encoding DUF58 domain-containing protein, giving the protein MLLNQEIVKIKNLQLAARLVSEQVALGMHRSRRTGVGVEFEQYRHYVAGDDPKRIDWKLFARTGKHQIKESTSESQLTVTMLLDLSGSMNYAESEVTRLQIAKILLASLGYMAYIQNDNVQLGVIQNGEISLLVPAGKQAFRNVLYQLENLKAGEKLELGNINKGVLATKQKELIVVVSDLFSDDLDFANEIKSWAMPGKEIIVLQLLGQKELDPDFKEMHRFRDLETGKELELSAGNIREKYKVSFQNYLSEIEKVLTDKHIHYSRFTFDTPVAEILTQTLSKIKWSF
- a CDS encoding DUF4159 domain-containing protein; this encodes MKPFVFTRIQYQSGDWDTDQQMPSNLLNSLVEYTTIPIDEKERVIFLTDKNLFRSPFTYLSGHKLVEFNAQEREALKRYVENGGFLFVDDCNHDIDGLFAKSFEQEMGRIFGQNALKKIPNDHEIYRSFFEFEGPPTTSFELNGWGDDLVHDYLKAITVGGRIGLLYSNKDYGCEWDYDFRNKRWLAEDNTKFGVNIINYALTR
- a CDS encoding MoxR family ATPase, producing the protein METKEHYKTLVSKLPALKTEIGKIIVGQQEAVEEILISFLAGGHCLLEGVPGLAKTLMVKTLAEALDMDFKRIQFTPDLMPGDILGTEILEEDHETGRKFFKFNKGPIFSNIVLADEINRTPPKTQAALLEAMQEYKVTYAGTNYPIERPFLIIATQNPIEQSGTYPLPEAQLDRFLMYIKLGYPAENEELEVLKLTTGTASGSVGKVLSSKDIIDLQTLTREVFIDEELLKTVNNWVRSSRPETSKLDYVKTWCDWGAGPRAGQALILCAKARAVIHGRYAVIPEDLEKLAYPIMRHRLTLNFRAEAENISTDDVIRQIITQK
- a CDS encoding DUF2891 domain-containing protein, whose amino-acid sequence is MLKKAIFVFLTFTYFTGMAQTDSLFNIKIAEKLAEMPLHCISQEFPNKTGHSSDGPDDHKLLPSEFHPSFYGCLDWHSSVHGHWMLVKLLKLYPEISQRKEIIKVLDHSFQPEKIKTESEYFTKYKTTKTFERTYGWAWLLKLDQELLTWNDPMAKKWHQTLQPLTKEIVRIWDDFLPKQTYPNRTGVHPNTAFGLCFALDWARATKNTDFEISVIDKANRFYFEQKAAPAYLEPDGSDFLSPNLEIADLMRRILGPKEFEVWFKAFLEPKSIQNVLNQPVVSDRTDFQIVHLDGLSLSRAWCFKGIGASLPKTNPLKAKFEKASFDFLKNTLPNVTSGNYGGDHWLASFAVYAIFD